A single genomic interval of Gossypium raimondii isolate GPD5lz chromosome 11, ASM2569854v1, whole genome shotgun sequence harbors:
- the LOC105801628 gene encoding uncharacterized protein LOC105801628, whose translation MKAILSSISSNKIADREDQRAIKIMKRVLLLLGLLVLLLHDQADAKRVLMEEAAPAPTIGAKRDTENSSYSDEEEKNNSCGSYGNPSGSTTKNHHYYISDKPPAKEH comes from the exons ATGAAAGCAATACTTTCTAGCatttcatcaaataaaattgCAGACAGGGAAGACCAAAG GGCTATTAAAATCATGAAAAGGGTACTACTTTTACTAGGACTGCTGGTGTTGTTGTTGCATGATCAAGCTGATGctaaaagggtattaatggaGGAGGCTGCTCCAGCCCCTACAATTGGTGCAAAAAGGGACACTGAAAACAGCAGTTATAGTGACGAAGAGGAGAAAAACAACAGTTGTGGAAGCTATGGGAATCCATCAGGATCAACCACTAAGAATCACCATTATTACATTAGTGACAAACCGCCAGCAAAAGAACACTGA